The Flavobacterium sp. HJ-32-4 genome contains a region encoding:
- a CDS encoding glycosyltransferase: protein MKHAKICLVGNSLSSGGADRIHAVLSVFFVSQGLDVHNVIFIDQVTYSYGGTLLNMGARKQSGGALDLLRRFGFLRRYFREQQFDFIIDFRNKHKPWQEWLFTRMLYRTPYVITVHSYRTDWYIPGAPSLSRSLYRDAYGIVCVSAKIEAKVRSEYGYERVRTLYNPIELDRIDALLHEPITVDGRFVIGVGRMVHDNNKQFDGMIRAYAASALPEKNIRLVLLGDGPQRDDLIALVQSLGLSDKVVFPGFVDNPYAFLSRAECTLLTSRNEGLPNILVESLACGTPVVSFDCPSGPSEIVEDGVNGRLVPDQDFAKFTEALNEMVENSTLQDNCRQNARPSVTRFDIRIIGPQWLEYLAL, encoded by the coding sequence ATGAAGCACGCGAAAATATGTCTGGTCGGCAACAGCCTTTCATCAGGAGGTGCGGATCGTATCCATGCGGTGCTTTCGGTTTTTTTTGTCTCCCAGGGGCTTGATGTACACAACGTGATCTTTATCGATCAGGTCACTTACAGCTACGGTGGCACCCTGCTCAACATGGGCGCCCGTAAGCAGTCGGGAGGAGCTCTTGACCTCCTACGCCGCTTTGGTTTCCTACGCCGGTATTTCCGCGAGCAGCAATTCGACTTCATCATCGATTTTCGCAACAAGCACAAACCATGGCAGGAGTGGCTGTTTACCCGAATGCTATACCGAACGCCCTACGTTATCACCGTCCACAGCTACCGCACCGACTGGTACATCCCGGGTGCTCCCTCCCTTTCCCGCAGCCTCTATCGTGACGCGTATGGCATCGTCTGCGTGTCAGCGAAGATCGAGGCGAAAGTGCGGTCGGAATACGGATATGAACGGGTGCGTACGCTCTACAATCCCATCGAACTGGATCGAATCGACGCGCTTCTCCACGAGCCCATTACAGTTGACGGACGTTTCGTGATCGGTGTCGGACGGATGGTGCACGACAACAACAAACAATTCGACGGCATGATCCGGGCCTATGCCGCTTCGGCACTTCCAGAAAAAAATATCCGACTCGTACTGCTGGGCGATGGGCCACAACGTGACGACTTAATCGCATTGGTCCAATCACTCGGGCTTTCCGATAAGGTGGTCTTTCCGGGTTTTGTCGATAATCCCTATGCCTTCCTCTCCCGCGCCGAATGCACGCTGCTGACCAGTCGCAACGAGGGGTTACCCAATATTTTGGTCGAGTCGCTGGCCTGCGGCACGCCCGTGGTGTCTTTCGACTGCCCGTCGGGCCCGTCAGAGATAGTCGAAGATGGCGTGAACGGCCGACTGGTTCCCGACCAGGATTTTGCGAAGTTCACGGAAGCACTCAATGAAATGGTGGAAAATAGTACCTTGCAGGACAATTGCCGTCAAAACGCCCGTCCGTCGGTGACCCGCTTCGACATCCGAATCATCGGGCCGCAATGGTTGGAATATCTCGCTTTGTAA